Within the Tessaracoccus flavescens genome, the region AGCGGCTCGCGCTACGTCGGGGCGGTCGTCTCCAGCGGCTACGACGCGCGCGTCAACCGGGCGACCAACGACATCAGGCTCCGCTTCGGCGCGCTCAGCTACGGCTACATCGCCCTGCGGGAGCTGGCCTCCTTCGATCCGCTGCGCTACCGGCTCACCATCGACGGCGTGCAGCACGAGGTGAGCGCCATGATGGTCGCCATCGCCAACACCGGCATCTTCGGCGGCGGCATGCGGATCGCCCCCGACGCCGACCCGACCGACGGCCTGCTCGACGTCACGATCATCCACGAGGCCTCGCGCACGAAGCTGCTCCGACTGCTCCCGTCGGTCTACAGCGGCAAGTTCGTCACGAACCCCGTCGTCGAGCGACTCCGCGCAAAGGTCGTCGAGTTCGACGGGGACGACCTCTTCGTGACGGGCGACGGCGAGGAGATGGGCGAGGTGCCCGCGCGGGTCGAGGCCGTGCCCGGGATCCTGAACCTCATCGTCGGCTGACCTGCGCCGCTGCGGACGGCGGGAACAGCCACCGAGTAGGTTGGGTGGGTGAACCAGAGCCCTGAGGTGAGCGACTTCGCCAAGCTGTACCCGTACCAACTCGACGACTACCAGTTGAGCGCCTGCGAGGAACTCGCTGCCGGAGCAGGCGTCCTCGTGGCCGCCCCGACGGGTGCAGGCAAGACCGTCGTCGGTGAGTTCGCCGTGCACATGGCCATCGCGACCTCGCGCAAGTGCTTCTACACCACGCCCATCAAGGCCCTGTCGAACCAGAAGTACCACGACCTGGTCGAGCGCTACGGCCCGGAACGGGTCGGCCTGCTCACCGGCGACTCGTCGATCAACTCCGAGGCGCAGATCGTGGTGATGACCACCGAGGTGCTGCGCAACATGATCTACGCCTCGTCCCCGACGCTGAAGAACCTGGGCTTCGTCGTGATGGACGAGGTGCACTACCTCGCTGACAAGTTCCGCGGCGCCGTCTGGGAGGAGGTCATCCTCGCCCTTCCCGAGTCCGTGCAGATCGTCGCCCTGTCGGCGACCGTGAGCAACGTCGAGGACTTCGGAGAGTGGCTGCGCACCGTCCGCGGCCATTTCGCGGTCGTCGTCTCCGAGCGTCGCCCCGTCCCGCTCTTCCAGCACGTGCTCGTCGGGCGGCGGCTGCTCGACCTGTTCGAGGGAACCGCGCCCACCGCGCGCGAGCTCCCCTCCGAGCGCGCGGTGAAGGTCAACCGCGAACTGCTCGCCGTCAGCAAGGGCGAGGGCGGCCGGGTGCGCGACGACTCGCGGCGCCCGCGCGGCCGCTCCGGGCGCGGGAAGAACGACCGGTCGCGAGGGTCGGGCCAGTACGGCGGCTCCACCCACCCCCGCTTCGCGGGAAGGCCGACCAGCCGCGCCGAGGTGGCGATCGTGCTCGACCGGGCGAACCTGCTGCCCGCCATCTACTTCATCTTCAGCCGGATCGGCTGCGACTCCGCGGTGCGTCAGGTGGCCGACGCGGGGATCACGCTCACCAACCGGGCGGAGGCCAGCCTGCTCGGCGAGATCGCCGACC harbors:
- a CDS encoding diacylglycerol/lipid kinase family protein, whose amino-acid sequence is MSVELAKRRLVSVVCNARSGGGKAGRALPKVAARLREGLPDAELHVVTSTSFEQARDLTRSVALTAQPGDIVAVMGGDGMAHLGLNACAGTDATLAVIPAGTGNDLARGAGVPGSVKEAVEALIRGKASRFDLSLLTNASGSRYVGAVVSSGYDARVNRATNDIRLRFGALSYGYIALRELASFDPLRYRLTIDGVQHEVSAMMVAIANTGIFGGGMRIAPDADPTDGLLDVTIIHEASRTKLLRLLPSVYSGKFVTNPVVERLRAKVVEFDGDDLFVTGDGEEMGEVPARVEAVPGILNLIVG